In Cynocephalus volans isolate mCynVol1 chromosome 13, mCynVol1.pri, whole genome shotgun sequence, a genomic segment contains:
- the LOC134361978 gene encoding serpin B4-like isoform X1, translating into MNSLSEANNRFMIDLFQQLRKENEHNIFFSPFSILSALGMLLLGARENTALQIEQVLHFDEVNEVTENTTERATTDHVKKSGNMHEQFQNLLTELNKPTDAYELKIANKLYGEKTFKFLQEYLHDVKKFYLTSVESVDFLNAAERSQKKINSWVESQTNGKIKDLFPNGSLTNITKLVLVNAVYFKGQWAQKFYKENTKEGEFWLNKDTRKSVQMMEQTVSSNFAALEDVPAKILEMPYEGRDLSMIVLLPNEIDGLQKLEDEITAKKLTEWTSSQNMSRIYVNLYLPRFKVGESYDLKAVLEAMGMVDAFSPDNANLLGMSEVQNLMVSKVLHKSFVEVTEEGTQATVATGEEVIQIISPRSEKFLCDHPFLFFIKQNKTNNILFFGRVSSP; encoded by the exons ATGAATTCACTCAGTGAAGCAAACAACAGATTCATGATTGATCTGTTCCAACagttgagaaaagaaaatgagcacaacatcttcttttcccctttcagcATCTTGTCAGCATTAGGGATGCTCTTATTAGGGGCCAGAGAAAATACTGCACTACAGATTGAGCAG GTCCTTCACTTTGATGAAGTCAATGAAGTCACAGAGAACACAACAGAAAGAGCTACAACAGATCAC GTTAAAAAGTCAGGAAATATGCATGAACAATTTCAAAACCTTCTGACTGAATTAAACAAACCCACTGATGCATATGAGTTGAAGATCGCCAACAAACTCTATGGAGAAAAGACTTTTAAATTTCTCCAG GAATATTTACACGATGTTAAGAAATTTTACTTAACCAGTGTGGAATCTGTTGATTTTCTAAATGCTGCAGAACGAAGTCAAAAGAAGATTAATTCCTGGGTGGAAAGCCAAACAAATG GCAAAATCAAGGACCTATTTCCTAATGGATCTCTTACCAACATCACCAAACTGGTTCTGGTGAATGCAGTCTATTTCAAAGGGCAGTGGGCCCAGaaattttataaggaaaatactAAAGAGGGAGAGTTTTGGCTGAACAAG gatacaagaaaATCTGTGCAGATGATGGAACAAACAGTGTCCTCTAACTTTGCCGCACTGGAGGATGTGCCGGCCAAGATCCTGGAAATGCCATATGAAGGCAGAGATTTAAGCATGATTGTGCTGCTGCCAAATGAAATAGATGGTCTACAAAAG ctTGAAGATGAAATCACTGCTAAGAAATTAACAGAATGGACGAGCTCACAGAATATGAGCAGGATATATGTGAATTTATACTTGCCTCGGTTCAAAGTGGGAGAGAGCTATGACCTCAAAGCCGTATTGGAAGCCATGGGGATGGTGGATGCCTTCAGTCCAGATAATGCCAACCTCTTAGGCATGAGTGAGGTTCAGAATCTCATGGTGTCTAAAGTCCTACACAAGTCCTTTGTGGAGGTCACTGAGGAGGGAACACAGGCCACAGTTGCCACTGGCGAAGAAGTTATTCAAATAATATCTCCACGTTCTGAAAAGTTCCTTTGTGATCACCCTTTCCTATTCTTCATCAAGCAAAATAAGACCAacaacatcctcttctttggcaGAGTCTCTTCTCCTTAG
- the LOC134361978 gene encoding serpin B4-like isoform X3 has translation MNSLSEANNRFMIDLFQQLRKENEHNIFFSPFSILSALGMLLLGARENTALQIEQVLHFDEVNEVTENTTERATTDHVKKSGNMHEQFQNLLTELNKPTDAYELKIANKLYGEKTFKFLQEYLHDVKKFYLTSVESVDFLNAAERSQKKINSWVESQTNGKIKDLFPNGSLTNITKLVLVNAVYFKGQWAQKFYKENTKEGEFWLNKDVPAKILEMPYEGRDLSMIVLLPNEIDGLQKLEDEITAKKLTEWTSSQNMSRIYVNLYLPRFKVGESYDLKAVLEAMGMVDAFSPDNANLLGMSEVQNLMVSKVLHKSFVEVTEEGTQATVATGEEVIQIISPRSEKFLCDHPFLFFIKQNKTNNILFFGRVSSP, from the exons ATGAATTCACTCAGTGAAGCAAACAACAGATTCATGATTGATCTGTTCCAACagttgagaaaagaaaatgagcacaacatcttcttttcccctttcagcATCTTGTCAGCATTAGGGATGCTCTTATTAGGGGCCAGAGAAAATACTGCACTACAGATTGAGCAG GTCCTTCACTTTGATGAAGTCAATGAAGTCACAGAGAACACAACAGAAAGAGCTACAACAGATCAC GTTAAAAAGTCAGGAAATATGCATGAACAATTTCAAAACCTTCTGACTGAATTAAACAAACCCACTGATGCATATGAGTTGAAGATCGCCAACAAACTCTATGGAGAAAAGACTTTTAAATTTCTCCAG GAATATTTACACGATGTTAAGAAATTTTACTTAACCAGTGTGGAATCTGTTGATTTTCTAAATGCTGCAGAACGAAGTCAAAAGAAGATTAATTCCTGGGTGGAAAGCCAAACAAATG GCAAAATCAAGGACCTATTTCCTAATGGATCTCTTACCAACATCACCAAACTGGTTCTGGTGAATGCAGTCTATTTCAAAGGGCAGTGGGCCCAGaaattttataaggaaaatactAAAGAGGGAGAGTTTTGGCTGAACAAG GATGTGCCGGCCAAGATCCTGGAAATGCCATATGAAGGCAGAGATTTAAGCATGATTGTGCTGCTGCCAAATGAAATAGATGGTCTACAAAAG ctTGAAGATGAAATCACTGCTAAGAAATTAACAGAATGGACGAGCTCACAGAATATGAGCAGGATATATGTGAATTTATACTTGCCTCGGTTCAAAGTGGGAGAGAGCTATGACCTCAAAGCCGTATTGGAAGCCATGGGGATGGTGGATGCCTTCAGTCCAGATAATGCCAACCTCTTAGGCATGAGTGAGGTTCAGAATCTCATGGTGTCTAAAGTCCTACACAAGTCCTTTGTGGAGGTCACTGAGGAGGGAACACAGGCCACAGTTGCCACTGGCGAAGAAGTTATTCAAATAATATCTCCACGTTCTGAAAAGTTCCTTTGTGATCACCCTTTCCTATTCTTCATCAAGCAAAATAAGACCAacaacatcctcttctttggcaGAGTCTCTTCTCCTTAG
- the LOC134361978 gene encoding serpin B4-like isoform X2 gives MNSLSEANNRFMIDLFQQLRKENEHNIFFSPFSILSALGMLLLGARENTALQIEQVLHFDEVNEVTENTTERATTDHSGNMHEQFQNLLTELNKPTDAYELKIANKLYGEKTFKFLQEYLHDVKKFYLTSVESVDFLNAAERSQKKINSWVESQTNGKIKDLFPNGSLTNITKLVLVNAVYFKGQWAQKFYKENTKEGEFWLNKDTRKSVQMMEQTVSSNFAALEDVPAKILEMPYEGRDLSMIVLLPNEIDGLQKLEDEITAKKLTEWTSSQNMSRIYVNLYLPRFKVGESYDLKAVLEAMGMVDAFSPDNANLLGMSEVQNLMVSKVLHKSFVEVTEEGTQATVATGEEVIQIISPRSEKFLCDHPFLFFIKQNKTNNILFFGRVSSP, from the exons ATGAATTCACTCAGTGAAGCAAACAACAGATTCATGATTGATCTGTTCCAACagttgagaaaagaaaatgagcacaacatcttcttttcccctttcagcATCTTGTCAGCATTAGGGATGCTCTTATTAGGGGCCAGAGAAAATACTGCACTACAGATTGAGCAG GTCCTTCACTTTGATGAAGTCAATGAAGTCACAGAGAACACAACAGAAAGAGCTACAACAGATCAC TCAGGAAATATGCATGAACAATTTCAAAACCTTCTGACTGAATTAAACAAACCCACTGATGCATATGAGTTGAAGATCGCCAACAAACTCTATGGAGAAAAGACTTTTAAATTTCTCCAG GAATATTTACACGATGTTAAGAAATTTTACTTAACCAGTGTGGAATCTGTTGATTTTCTAAATGCTGCAGAACGAAGTCAAAAGAAGATTAATTCCTGGGTGGAAAGCCAAACAAATG GCAAAATCAAGGACCTATTTCCTAATGGATCTCTTACCAACATCACCAAACTGGTTCTGGTGAATGCAGTCTATTTCAAAGGGCAGTGGGCCCAGaaattttataaggaaaatactAAAGAGGGAGAGTTTTGGCTGAACAAG gatacaagaaaATCTGTGCAGATGATGGAACAAACAGTGTCCTCTAACTTTGCCGCACTGGAGGATGTGCCGGCCAAGATCCTGGAAATGCCATATGAAGGCAGAGATTTAAGCATGATTGTGCTGCTGCCAAATGAAATAGATGGTCTACAAAAG ctTGAAGATGAAATCACTGCTAAGAAATTAACAGAATGGACGAGCTCACAGAATATGAGCAGGATATATGTGAATTTATACTTGCCTCGGTTCAAAGTGGGAGAGAGCTATGACCTCAAAGCCGTATTGGAAGCCATGGGGATGGTGGATGCCTTCAGTCCAGATAATGCCAACCTCTTAGGCATGAGTGAGGTTCAGAATCTCATGGTGTCTAAAGTCCTACACAAGTCCTTTGTGGAGGTCACTGAGGAGGGAACACAGGCCACAGTTGCCACTGGCGAAGAAGTTATTCAAATAATATCTCCACGTTCTGAAAAGTTCCTTTGTGATCACCCTTTCCTATTCTTCATCAAGCAAAATAAGACCAacaacatcctcttctttggcaGAGTCTCTTCTCCTTAG